One Sodalinema gerasimenkoae IPPAS B-353 DNA segment encodes these proteins:
- a CDS encoding O-acetylhomoserine aminocarboxypropyltransferase/cysteine synthase family protein — protein MSEANQHRYETLQIHAGQTPAPGTNSRAVPIYQTTSYVFEDADDGADLFALKKFGNIYTRIMNPTTDVFEKRIAALEGGVMALATASGQAAQFLAINNICQAGDNIISTSTLYGGTYNQFKVALPRLGVDVKFVDSDDPKAFGKQIDENTKAIYVESLSNPKFNIPDLEALAAIAHENDIPLIVDNTFGCAGYLCRPIDHGADIVVESATKWIGGHGTSIGGVIVDSGNFNWGNGKFPMFTEPSEGYHGLNFQEVFGPDGPFGNIAFIIRARVEGLRDLGPCLSPFNAFLLLQGLETLSLRVDRHTDNALALAKWLEKHPKVDWVSYPGLTKHAYHKQAKKYLNHGFGCVLSFGIKGGLEAGRGFINNVQLASHLANVGDAKTLVIHPASTTHQQLDETEQAAAGISPAMVRVSVGLEHIEDIKADFDQAFAKAG, from the coding sequence ATGTCAGAAGCCAATCAACACCGCTACGAAACCCTCCAAATCCACGCCGGACAAACCCCCGCCCCCGGAACCAACTCGCGGGCGGTTCCCATCTATCAAACCACCTCCTATGTGTTTGAGGATGCTGATGATGGTGCGGATTTGTTCGCCCTCAAGAAGTTCGGGAATATCTATACCCGAATCATGAACCCCACCACCGATGTGTTTGAAAAACGCATCGCCGCCCTTGAAGGGGGCGTCATGGCCCTGGCCACTGCCAGCGGACAGGCGGCCCAATTCTTGGCCATCAACAATATCTGTCAGGCGGGGGATAATATCATCTCCACCTCCACCCTCTATGGCGGAACCTATAATCAGTTCAAGGTTGCTCTACCACGTCTTGGCGTAGATGTCAAGTTCGTAGACAGCGATGATCCCAAAGCCTTCGGGAAACAAATCGACGAGAACACCAAAGCGATCTACGTCGAGAGTCTCAGCAATCCTAAGTTTAATATCCCCGATTTAGAGGCGTTGGCGGCGATCGCCCATGAGAACGATATCCCGCTGATTGTCGATAATACCTTCGGTTGCGCCGGTTATCTCTGTCGTCCCATTGACCATGGGGCGGATATTGTGGTGGAATCAGCCACAAAATGGATTGGCGGCCATGGAACTTCCATCGGTGGCGTGATTGTCGATTCGGGGAACTTCAACTGGGGAAATGGCAAGTTTCCCATGTTCACCGAACCCTCTGAAGGCTATCATGGCTTGAACTTCCAAGAAGTCTTTGGCCCCGATGGTCCGTTTGGAAATATCGCCTTTATCATCCGCGCCCGAGTGGAAGGATTGCGAGATTTAGGCCCCTGTTTGAGTCCCTTTAACGCCTTCTTGCTGTTGCAGGGGTTAGAAACCCTTTCTCTACGGGTCGATCGCCATACAGACAACGCTTTGGCTCTGGCAAAATGGCTGGAAAAACATCCGAAAGTCGATTGGGTTAGCTATCCCGGACTGACGAAACACGCCTATCATAAACAGGCGAAAAAATACCTCAATCATGGCTTTGGTTGTGTGTTGAGTTTCGGGATTAAAGGAGGCTTAGAAGCCGGTCGCGGCTTTATTAATAATGTGCAACTGGCTTCTCACCTGGCTAACGTGGGAGATGCCAAAACTCTGGTGATTCACCCCGCCTCCACCACC